Proteins from one Amycolatopsis benzoatilytica AK 16/65 genomic window:
- a CDS encoding S8 family peptidase — protein MSRLRRLLVPVAVAGVAAGALAVPASAAPAPTCDTTSASYTYVVLYQPGASQRTVDTELAAKCGTKVAYYPEIGVAIASSRNADFADRIGVLRAYSGGKDVAAKAAARAGLRSAVGMLEQTESVAAGDDLSAQQWDMRAIHAPEANKVNQGSQSVTVGVLDSGIDAKHPALAHAVDAGASAGCNTGAPDTAAASWLPTTSDHGTHVAGTIAGRDASRGFTGIAPGVRLASVKVVNDDGYIFPEAAVCGFMWAGKHRFPVTNNSYYIDPGMFYCRNEAGDAAAYEAVRRAVTYSTEHGTLNIAAAGNSGFDVRTQTVDPNRPHKVDASCGILPKSIDGVVTVSAVGYAGTKSYYSNYGSVTVTAPGGDSGQKPPAGQGAGCPLSTIFNGGYGTKCGTSMASPHAAGVAALLASTHRHAPPRALSALLTAEADPVACDVSACQGPEQNNSYYGRGLVNALDAVR, from the coding sequence ATGTCCCGTTTACGCCGATTGCTGGTTCCGGTGGCTGTTGCCGGAGTCGCCGCGGGCGCGCTGGCGGTACCGGCTTCCGCCGCGCCCGCGCCGACCTGCGACACCACGAGCGCTTCGTACACCTACGTCGTGCTGTACCAACCGGGCGCGTCGCAGCGCACGGTCGACACCGAGCTGGCCGCCAAGTGCGGCACGAAGGTGGCGTATTACCCGGAGATCGGCGTCGCGATCGCCAGCTCGCGCAACGCGGACTTCGCCGACCGGATCGGCGTGCTGCGCGCCTACTCGGGCGGCAAGGACGTCGCCGCGAAGGCCGCCGCCCGAGCCGGGCTGCGCTCGGCGGTCGGGATGCTGGAGCAGACCGAGAGCGTCGCCGCCGGTGACGACTTGTCGGCGCAGCAGTGGGACATGCGTGCGATCCACGCGCCGGAGGCGAACAAGGTCAACCAGGGCTCGCAGTCGGTGACCGTCGGCGTGCTGGACTCCGGCATCGACGCGAAGCATCCGGCGCTCGCGCACGCCGTGGACGCTGGTGCTTCGGCCGGCTGCAACACCGGCGCGCCGGACACTGCCGCCGCTTCGTGGCTGCCGACCACTTCCGACCACGGCACGCACGTTGCCGGCACCATCGCCGGTAGGGACGCTTCGCGCGGCTTCACCGGCATCGCGCCCGGCGTCCGGCTGGCCTCGGTGAAAGTCGTGAACGACGACGGCTACATCTTCCCGGAGGCGGCTGTCTGCGGCTTCATGTGGGCAGGGAAGCACCGCTTCCCGGTGACGAACAACAGCTACTACATCGACCCAGGCATGTTCTACTGCCGCAACGAAGCAGGCGACGCCGCCGCGTACGAGGCCGTACGGCGCGCTGTCACGTACTCGACGGAGCACGGCACCCTGAACATCGCTGCGGCGGGCAACTCGGGCTTCGACGTCCGTACGCAGACCGTCGACCCGAACCGCCCGCACAAGGTCGACGCGTCGTGCGGCATTCTGCCGAAGTCGATCGACGGCGTCGTCACGGTGTCGGCAGTCGGCTACGCCGGGACGAAGTCTTACTACTCCAACTACGGCTCTGTGACGGTCACCGCGCCGGGCGGCGACTCGGGCCAGAAGCCGCCGGCCGGGCAGGGAGCGGGCTGCCCGCTGTCGACGATCTTCAACGGTGGCTATGGCACCAAGTGCGGGACGTCGATGGCTTCGCCGCACGCGGCCGGCGTCGCGGCATTGTTGGCTTCTACGCACCGCCACGCTCCGCCGCGGGCCTTGTCGGCATTGTTGACCGCTGAG
- a CDS encoding SCO4848 family membrane protein, with the protein MRISRGTAMALFAFGIWSWIIWITFAKNLWASNQSWAADGSPTGYFIVHAILTVASFVFGTAIGVLGWRGIRATAKERADA; encoded by the coding sequence ATGCGCATTTCACGAGGTACAGCGATGGCCTTGTTCGCTTTCGGCATCTGGTCCTGGATCATCTGGATCACCTTCGCGAAGAACCTCTGGGCCAGCAACCAGTCCTGGGCGGCCGACGGTTCGCCGACCGGATACTTCATCGTGCACGCGATCTTGACCGTCGCGTCGTTCGTCTTCGGCACCGCCATCGGCGTGCTCGGCTGGCGCGGCATCCGGGCGACCGCGAAGGAACGCGCAGACGCTTGA
- a CDS encoding D-alanyl-D-alanine carboxypeptidase family protein, producing the protein MHPAFVRSLRAIAAPLAAALVAVSVPVALAVPAQAQQCTEHAAPPAPVDTSEKPKPGQTVPPPLPVPAQPVGGERLGSCGTVLPPGAPALPEGDTSASWVVQDLDSGAIVAAKDPHARERPASLIKTLLALVVVTELKPDQVVVPTKEDAEQECTCVGIAAGGHYTVDQLLHGLLMHSGNDVAHAFATVLGGVDAATAKMNALAARIGATDTRAATPSGLDGPGMSTSAYDLSVIFHYAMKQPEFAQAVATKAYTIPAVDGKPAIPVFNDNKLLGVYPGFLGGKTGFTNDARHTYVGGAARDGKRLAIVMMRAEQRPTRVVDQAAKLLDYGFALEKSGAQPVGQIAYHSLTTESAPTADREVAPAGSNSAAGAATQQPDAFGTTGWVLTLIVLVIIIAGFVIGYRRKRSARS; encoded by the coding sequence GTGCACCCCGCTTTCGTCCGGTCGCTGCGAGCAATCGCCGCGCCACTCGCCGCAGCCCTCGTAGCCGTCTCCGTGCCCGTCGCGCTGGCCGTCCCAGCGCAAGCGCAGCAGTGCACTGAGCACGCCGCCCCGCCCGCGCCGGTGGACACTTCGGAGAAGCCGAAGCCGGGCCAGACCGTCCCGCCGCCGCTGCCGGTGCCCGCACAGCCGGTGGGCGGCGAGCGGCTGGGCAGCTGCGGCACGGTCCTCCCGCCGGGCGCGCCGGCGCTGCCCGAGGGCGATACCTCGGCGTCCTGGGTGGTGCAGGACCTCGACAGCGGCGCGATCGTCGCGGCGAAGGACCCGCACGCACGGGAGCGGCCGGCGTCGCTGATCAAGACGCTGCTGGCGCTCGTAGTGGTCACCGAGCTGAAGCCGGACCAGGTCGTCGTCCCGACCAAGGAAGACGCCGAGCAGGAGTGCACCTGCGTCGGCATCGCCGCGGGCGGCCACTACACGGTCGACCAGCTGCTGCACGGCCTGCTGATGCACTCGGGCAATGACGTCGCGCACGCCTTCGCGACGGTGCTGGGCGGCGTCGACGCGGCGACCGCGAAGATGAACGCTCTCGCCGCTCGCATCGGTGCCACCGACACCCGCGCCGCGACCCCGTCCGGCCTGGACGGACCGGGTATGTCGACGTCGGCCTACGACCTGAGCGTCATCTTCCACTACGCGATGAAGCAGCCCGAGTTCGCACAGGCGGTGGCGACGAAGGCGTACACGATCCCGGCGGTCGACGGGAAGCCGGCGATCCCGGTGTTCAACGACAACAAGCTGCTCGGCGTGTATCCCGGCTTCCTCGGCGGGAAAACCGGCTTCACCAACGACGCCCGGCACACCTATGTCGGCGGCGCCGCGCGCGACGGGAAGCGGCTGGCCATCGTGATGATGCGCGCCGAACAGCGTCCGACCCGGGTCGTGGACCAGGCCGCGAAACTGCTCGACTACGGCTTCGCGCTGGAGAAGTCCGGTGCGCAGCCGGTCGGCCAGATCGCCTACCACTCGCTCACCACCGAATCCGCTCCGACCGCGGACAGGGAGGTCGCCCCGGCGGGCTCGAATTCGGCAGCCGGCGCGGCGACGCAACAGCCGGACGCGTTCGGCACCACCGGCTGGGTGCTGACCCTGATCGTGCTGGTGATCATCATCGCCGGATTCGTCATCGGCTACCGGCGCAAGCGGAGCGCTCGCTCGTAG